The following proteins come from a genomic window of Micromonospora echinofusca:
- a CDS encoding GbsR/MarR family transcriptional regulator encodes MTKVSAQRHYAEEAAVVLSGLGLPPAYGKLLGWLLVCDPPGQTSAQLAEGLGLSKGSVSTGMRMLETSGLARRVPVPGHRGHAYEVRPDAIIRIAADAAKFRVFRQLMEQGLTVVGGEDAPGSERLRVMRDFYAFVEREVPKLVERFEAEYDKRGGNDG; translated from the coding sequence ATGACGAAAGTGTCCGCCCAGCGCCACTACGCCGAGGAGGCCGCCGTCGTGCTGAGCGGGCTCGGCCTACCACCGGCGTACGGCAAGCTGCTCGGCTGGCTGCTCGTCTGCGACCCGCCGGGACAGACCAGCGCCCAGCTCGCCGAGGGGCTCGGGCTCTCCAAGGGCTCGGTCAGCACCGGCATGCGGATGTTGGAGACCAGCGGGCTGGCCCGGCGGGTGCCGGTGCCGGGCCACCGGGGGCACGCCTACGAGGTCAGGCCGGACGCGATCATCCGCATCGCCGCCGATGCCGCAAAGTTCCGGGTGTTCCGCCAGCTGATGGAGCAGGGGCTGACCGTCGTCGGCGGCGAGGACGCGCCCGGCAGCGAACGGCTGCGGGTGATGCGCGACTTCTACGCGTTCGTCGAGCGCGAGGTGCCGAAGCTCGTCGAACGCTTCGAGGCCGAATACGACAAGAGGGGAGGCAACGATGGCTGA
- a CDS encoding MarR family winged helix-turn-helix transcriptional regulator, whose protein sequence is MAQHTVPATPADPARAALAGDVVRRITHIAAALRHQQDMEIAELGLTPATARALHELDPDRPLPARDLAAGLGCDRSNVTALVDKLERAGLVERHADPADRRQKTLVVTGPGRQVRARVQQVMSDSRLLAGLSGRELATLRELVWKVSDGGCPERCDED, encoded by the coding sequence ATGGCGCAGCACACGGTCCCCGCCACCCCGGCGGATCCCGCCCGCGCGGCGCTGGCGGGCGACGTGGTGCGCCGTATCACGCACATCGCCGCCGCGCTGCGCCACCAGCAGGACATGGAGATCGCCGAGCTGGGGCTGACCCCCGCGACCGCACGGGCGCTCCACGAGCTGGACCCCGACCGGCCGCTGCCGGCCCGCGACCTCGCCGCCGGGCTGGGCTGCGACCGCTCCAACGTGACCGCCCTGGTCGACAAGCTGGAGCGGGCCGGGCTGGTCGAGCGGCACGCCGACCCCGCCGACCGACGGCAGAAGACGCTGGTGGTGACCGGGCCGGGACGGCAGGTGCGGGCCCGGGTGCAGCAGGTCATGTCGGATTCCCGGCTGCTCGCCGGGCTCAGCGGGCGGGAGCTGGCGACCCTGCGTGAGCTGGTCTGGAAGGTCTCCGACGGGGGCTGTCCCGAGCGGTGCGACGAGGACTGA
- a CDS encoding DUF3052 domain-containing protein, which translates to MSATAGQAADGVRSLADRFGIEPGMVVMEMGYDEDVDQDLRDALTDRCGELVDEDTDEVVDAVLVWYRDGDGDLFELLVDALGPLADNGVVWLLTPKAGREGHVEPSEVAESAPTAGLQQTSTVNAGRDWSGARLVLRRGAKGKK; encoded by the coding sequence GTGAGCGCGACCGCTGGTCAGGCCGCCGACGGGGTACGCAGCCTGGCGGACCGGTTCGGGATCGAACCGGGGATGGTCGTCATGGAGATGGGGTACGACGAAGACGTCGACCAGGATCTCCGGGACGCCCTGACCGACCGCTGTGGAGAGCTGGTCGACGAGGACACCGACGAGGTGGTCGACGCGGTGCTGGTCTGGTACCGCGACGGCGACGGTGATCTCTTCGAGCTCCTCGTCGACGCCCTCGGCCCGCTGGCCGACAACGGCGTCGTGTGGTTGCTCACGCCCAAGGCGGGGCGTGAGGGGCACGTGGAGCCGAGCGAGGTCGCCGAGTCCGCGCCCACCGCCGGTCTCCAGCAGACCTCCACCGTCAACGCCGGCCGGGACTGGAGCGGCGCCCGCCTCGTCCTGCGCCGTGGGGCCAAGGGCAAGAAGTAG
- a CDS encoding peroxiredoxin: MPIEVGAEAPDFVLKDQNNQEVRLSDFRGKRTVLLVFYPLAFTGICQGELCEVRDNLNDYVNDDVQVLTVSVDSVYAHKIWADKEGYQFPLLADFWPHGAVAQSYGVFNDVAGIANRGTFVIDKAGVVRFAEMNMPGEARDQQGWRKALADAVAA, translated from the coding sequence ATGCCGATCGAGGTTGGCGCCGAGGCGCCGGACTTCGTGCTCAAGGACCAGAACAACCAGGAGGTCCGGCTCTCGGACTTCCGTGGCAAGCGCACCGTGCTGCTGGTCTTCTACCCGCTCGCCTTCACCGGGATCTGCCAGGGTGAGCTGTGCGAGGTGCGGGACAACCTCAACGACTACGTCAACGACGACGTCCAGGTGCTGACGGTCAGTGTCGACTCCGTCTACGCCCACAAGATCTGGGCCGACAAGGAGGGCTACCAGTTCCCGCTGCTGGCCGACTTCTGGCCGCACGGCGCGGTGGCCCAGTCCTACGGCGTCTTCAACGACGTCGCCGGCATCGCCAACCGGGGCACCTTCGTGATCGACAAGGCCGGCGTGGTCCGCTTCGCCGAGATGAACATGCCGGGCGAGGCCCGCGACCAGCAGGGTTGGCGCAAGGCCCTCGCTGACGCCGTCGCGGCCTGA
- a CDS encoding tyrosine-type recombinase/integrase, translated as MDALLKEARVRDARLHDARQTAATMLLVLGVPTRAVMEVMGWSQMAMTTRYQHLAPEITAGIAEQVAGLLWNATN; from the coding sequence ATGGATGCGCTGCTGAAGGAAGCGCGCGTGCGGGACGCCCGGTTGCACGACGCCCGACAAACCGCCGCGACCATGCTCCTGGTCCTCGGCGTGCCGACCCGTGCCGTCATGGAGGTCATGGGCTGGTCGCAGATGGCCATGACGACCCGGTACCAGCACCTAGCCCCGGAGATCACCGCTGGCATCGCCGAACAGGTCGCCGGGCTGCTCTGGAACGCGACGAACTGA
- a CDS encoding permease-like cell division protein FtsX — MRRIAPVLAFLLLSALSACTSEPKDAGHTTLTVLLDHDVTAAQKSVVEQRLRAIPSVEGVVFETRDQAYEKLRKDSPDLLADLDPEHIPESFRATVTDVSVAEAAELVMGTVDGVEWAVLKIADVDPLPSRIGAIVRLEPATAEQRATVEEAVRALPHAESVEFEDRDAAFERLRKQCQGKGDLATQLDSQVTRASLRLQLPLNGKGGTGLPEIERLDGVEAVRLVPVAML; from the coding sequence ATGCGTCGCATCGCGCCGGTATTGGCCTTCTTGCTCCTTTCCGCTTTGTCCGCTTGCACCTCCGAGCCGAAGGATGCCGGGCACACAACATTGACCGTCCTGCTGGACCATGATGTGACGGCAGCGCAAAAAAGTGTGGTGGAGCAGCGGCTACGCGCGATACCGAGCGTAGAGGGCGTCGTCTTCGAGACCCGCGATCAGGCATACGAGAAATTGCGGAAAGACTCGCCGGACCTGCTGGCGGATCTGGATCCGGAGCACATACCGGAGTCCTTTCGCGCGACTGTCACGGACGTGTCGGTCGCCGAGGCAGCCGAACTGGTGATGGGTACGGTCGACGGCGTCGAGTGGGCTGTGCTCAAGATCGCCGATGTTGATCCCCTCCCGTCGCGGATCGGGGCGATCGTCCGGCTAGAACCGGCTACGGCAGAGCAGCGAGCCACTGTAGAGGAGGCCGTCCGGGCGCTACCCCACGCGGAGTCGGTCGAATTCGAGGACCGCGACGCCGCCTTTGAGCGTCTGCGTAAGCAGTGCCAAGGCAAGGGCGACCTTGCCACGCAACTCGACTCGCAGGTGACGCGCGCTTCGCTGCGGCTCCAGCTTCCCCTGAACGGAAAGGGTGGGACCGGGCTGCCCGAGATTGAACGCCTTGATGGCGTCGAGGCGGTGCGCCTGGTGCCAGTGGCGATGCTTTGA
- a CDS encoding PDDEXK family nuclease — MPLYEMTSNVLEPVPSTTFTAEQVLERADLQRLLRARIDMIVDGVMVVAEEFGAFTDARRRVDLLGVDRSGRLVVIELKRTNDGGHVELQALRYAAMVSVMTFDDLVEHHEHYLAQVEPEAVDEARSRLAEFLEDAGGEETVLSREVRLVLVAAGFDREITTTVLWLTDVYGLDIRCVKLTPYKVAERLLLDVQQIIPLPEAGELTVQIRRKQSQARAVSADGRDWTQYEIVTPEGRSRPLRKRWAVLTMATALHKAGITAQQLSTAIPRSRFLPVEGLLSGEELAKAFLATYPGSTKRLGRWFLDAPLHDQGRTWVVSKMWGTNTEPVLDRLIALAPSPEFSYEPLEPGAA; from the coding sequence ATGCCGCTGTACGAGATGACGTCCAACGTGTTGGAGCCGGTGCCGTCCACCACCTTCACGGCGGAGCAAGTGCTGGAGCGGGCTGACCTGCAGCGGCTGCTTCGCGCGCGAATCGACATGATCGTCGACGGCGTGATGGTCGTGGCTGAGGAGTTCGGAGCCTTCACCGATGCTCGACGCCGTGTCGACCTGCTGGGAGTCGACCGTAGTGGCCGACTGGTCGTCATCGAGCTCAAGCGCACCAACGACGGCGGTCACGTGGAACTTCAGGCGCTGCGGTATGCCGCGATGGTGTCCGTCATGACCTTTGACGACCTCGTCGAACATCACGAGCACTATCTGGCCCAGGTCGAACCCGAAGCGGTCGACGAAGCCCGGTCCAGACTGGCGGAATTTCTCGAGGACGCCGGCGGGGAGGAGACGGTGCTCAGCCGCGAAGTACGCCTGGTACTCGTGGCTGCCGGGTTTGACCGTGAGATCACCACGACTGTGCTCTGGCTGACCGACGTGTACGGACTTGACATCCGTTGCGTGAAGCTCACGCCGTACAAGGTCGCCGAAAGGCTGCTACTGGACGTGCAGCAGATCATCCCGCTGCCCGAGGCCGGCGAACTGACCGTCCAGATCCGTCGTAAGCAGAGCCAGGCCCGGGCGGTCAGTGCCGATGGCCGCGACTGGACCCAGTACGAGATCGTCACTCCCGAAGGCCGCAGTCGTCCTCTGCGTAAGCGCTGGGCCGTGCTCACCATGGCGACAGCCCTACACAAGGCAGGAATTACCGCCCAACAGCTCAGCACCGCCATCCCACGCTCGAGATTCCTGCCAGTCGAAGGCCTGCTGAGCGGTGAAGAACTCGCCAAGGCGTTCCTAGCGACCTACCCGGGATCCACCAAACGCCTCGGCCGTTGGTTCCTCGACGCACCCCTGCACGATCAAGGACGCACCTGGGTCGTCTCCAAGATGTGGGGCACCAATACCGAGCCCGTCCTCGACCGACTCATCGCCTTGGCGCCAAGCCCCGAATTCAGCTATGAGCCGCTGGAGCCCGGTGCGGCTTGA
- a CDS encoding NAD(P)/FAD-dependent oxidoreductase produces the protein MQLYDVIVIGARCSGASTALLLARRGHRVLVVDRSSFPSDVISTHFLWPHGMSYLNRWGLLDEVLAVTPAHTTVEVVNDGISLTGSVPTDLLREYFRDLHGDDSGVVQSYASVRRRVLDEILVGAAAKAGAEVRTNFTVRELIVENGQVVGIRGRAVDGGLVEERARIVVGADGRNSFVARTLALPKYDERPRCTFAYWSYWSGFDLGPAQLHRRGRLACAVAPTNFNQNMVLVWGPSEWSREFRGDVPGNYQKALDFVSPELGDVVRTKGTREERIYGTLDQSAFLRPLHGPGWVLVGDAESAKDQCTAIGITHAFRDAELVSAALDRWLRGDASIDEAMTAYGDRRRSQNAAAYHDYVCTLAEMRPYRHDELQLFVALRGNQQETDRFIATHADIAPVSEFFQASNLFLLNDAAKESSADHAVFEDFAETTRSYQQNLFA, from the coding sequence ATTCAGTTGTACGACGTGATCGTCATCGGCGCCCGCTGTTCGGGTGCGTCCACCGCCCTGTTGCTCGCCCGGCGTGGACACCGGGTGCTCGTGGTGGACCGCTCGTCGTTTCCCAGCGACGTCATCTCGACGCACTTCCTCTGGCCGCACGGGATGTCCTATCTGAACCGGTGGGGACTGCTGGACGAGGTCCTGGCGGTCACTCCGGCGCACACCACGGTCGAGGTGGTCAACGACGGCATCTCGCTGACCGGCTCGGTGCCGACCGACCTGCTGCGTGAGTACTTCCGGGACCTGCACGGCGACGACTCGGGCGTGGTGCAGAGCTATGCGTCCGTGCGGCGGCGGGTGCTCGACGAGATCCTGGTCGGCGCGGCCGCCAAGGCCGGTGCCGAGGTGCGAACCAACTTCACCGTTCGTGAGCTGATCGTCGAGAACGGGCAGGTCGTCGGTATCCGGGGGCGTGCGGTCGACGGAGGGCTGGTCGAAGAGCGGGCCCGGATCGTGGTCGGTGCCGACGGCCGGAACTCGTTCGTCGCCCGCACCCTCGCGTTGCCGAAGTACGACGAGCGGCCCCGCTGCACGTTCGCCTACTGGAGCTACTGGTCCGGCTTCGACCTCGGCCCGGCACAACTGCACCGGCGCGGCCGGTTGGCCTGCGCGGTGGCGCCGACCAACTTCAACCAGAACATGGTCCTGGTCTGGGGGCCGAGTGAGTGGTCGCGGGAGTTTCGCGGTGACGTGCCGGGCAACTACCAGAAGGCGTTGGACTTCGTCAGTCCGGAGCTGGGCGACGTGGTGCGCACCAAGGGGACCAGGGAGGAACGCATCTACGGCACCCTGGACCAGTCGGCCTTCCTCCGGCCACTGCACGGGCCCGGGTGGGTGCTCGTCGGTGACGCCGAGTCGGCCAAGGACCAGTGCACCGCGATCGGCATCACCCACGCCTTCCGCGACGCCGAGCTGGTCAGCGCCGCACTCGACCGGTGGCTCCGCGGTGACGCGTCGATCGACGAGGCGATGACCGCCTACGGGGACCGCCGCCGGAGCCAGAACGCTGCCGCCTACCACGACTACGTCTGCACCCTTGCCGAGATGCGTCCGTACCGGCACGACGAGTTGCAACTGTTCGTCGCGTTGCGGGGCAACCAGCAGGAGACCGACCGGTTCATCGCCACACACGCCGACATCGCGCCGGTGTCGGAGTTCTTCCAGGCCTCCAACCTCTTCCTGCTCAACGACGCCGCGAAGGAGTCCTCCGCAGACCACGCGGTCTTTGAGGACTTCGCGGAGACCACCCGCAGCTACCAGCAGAACCTCTTCGCCTGA
- a CDS encoding aminotransferase class I/II-fold pyridoxal phosphate-dependent enzyme, giving the protein MTIELDQREDGELIGIILKAAHCRDFETMTRTATEVSEMTRNWATHIPWDDLASLEGADDELAQVVADLTEMWEPAHLRNPVDPDEEYALDKNAYDFYRPAGRNLLTRTEDFYGWVQARRRTETWQYSRVLEAAPDSVAQITNDLGRRARGINFNSQDYLSFNTHPAIREAAARAMHDYGPHSAGSPMVLGNTRISDDLEAALGDLVGLDHVTLFPTGWAAGFGAVVGLVRQSDHILIDRLAHSCLQQGARAATRNVVRYEHLNVEAVRRHLTEIRATDTRNGILVVTDGLFSVDADWPDLVTLQRICREHDATLLVDVAHDLGSMGPGGTGVLGMQDLLGSVDIVMGAFSKTFCSNGGFVASNSPALKQYIKMFGGSHFFSNALSPVQTAVVREATRIIRSAEGDVLRSRLFTAIHALRDELTGRGLTCMGEPSPIVPLLIGNEKLARTANRLLFDRGVLAFMVEFPVTPTGSSRFRLQVQAGHRPEEAREAARIIEGAIADSRAYLSSAFGSAPR; this is encoded by the coding sequence GTGACCATCGAGCTGGACCAGCGTGAAGACGGCGAACTGATCGGGATCATCCTCAAGGCGGCACACTGCCGGGACTTCGAGACCATGACGCGTACCGCGACCGAGGTCTCCGAGATGACCCGCAACTGGGCCACCCACATCCCGTGGGACGACCTCGCGTCGCTCGAAGGCGCCGACGACGAGCTGGCCCAGGTGGTCGCCGACCTCACCGAGATGTGGGAGCCGGCCCACCTGCGCAACCCCGTCGACCCCGACGAGGAGTACGCCCTGGACAAGAACGCGTACGACTTCTACCGGCCCGCCGGCCGCAACCTGCTGACCCGCACCGAGGACTTCTACGGCTGGGTGCAGGCCCGTCGCCGCACGGAGACGTGGCAGTACTCCCGGGTGCTGGAGGCGGCACCGGACAGCGTTGCCCAGATCACCAACGACCTGGGCCGGCGGGCCCGCGGCATCAACTTCAACTCGCAGGACTACCTGTCGTTCAACACCCACCCGGCGATCCGGGAGGCGGCGGCCAGGGCGATGCACGACTACGGGCCGCACAGCGCCGGCTCGCCGATGGTGCTTGGCAACACCCGCATCTCCGACGATCTGGAGGCTGCCCTCGGTGACCTGGTCGGACTCGACCACGTGACGCTCTTTCCGACCGGCTGGGCGGCCGGCTTCGGCGCGGTCGTCGGTCTGGTCCGGCAGTCCGACCACATCCTGATCGACCGGCTGGCCCACTCCTGCCTCCAACAGGGGGCACGGGCGGCCACCCGGAACGTGGTCCGCTACGAGCACCTCAACGTCGAGGCGGTACGCCGGCACCTGACCGAGATTCGGGCCACGGACACCCGCAACGGCATCCTGGTGGTCACCGATGGGCTCTTCTCGGTGGACGCGGACTGGCCGGACCTCGTCACCCTGCAACGCATCTGCCGGGAACACGATGCCACGCTGCTGGTCGACGTGGCGCACGACCTCGGCTCGATGGGGCCCGGCGGCACGGGCGTGCTGGGGATGCAGGACCTGCTCGGCAGCGTCGACATCGTGATGGGCGCCTTTTCCAAGACGTTCTGCTCCAACGGTGGCTTCGTGGCTTCCAACTCGCCGGCGTTGAAGCAGTACATCAAGATGTTCGGCGGCTCGCACTTCTTCTCCAACGCGCTGTCGCCGGTGCAGACCGCGGTGGTGCGGGAGGCCACCAGGATCATCCGGTCGGCCGAGGGGGACGTGCTGCGGTCCCGGCTCTTCACCGCGATCCACGCCCTGCGCGACGAGCTGACCGGCCGGGGTCTGACCTGCATGGGTGAGCCGTCACCGATCGTGCCGCTACTGATCGGCAACGAGAAGCTGGCGCGGACGGCGAACCGCCTGCTCTTCGACCGAGGGGTGCTGGCATTCATGGTCGAGTTCCCGGTGACCCCGACCGGCTCGTCCCGGTTCCGGCTTCAGGTGCAGGCCGGGCACCGGCCCGAGGAGGCCCGCGAGGCGGCTCGGATCATCGAGGGCGCCATCGCCGACTCCCGGGCGTACCTCTCCAGCGCCTTCGGCAGCGCTCCCCGCTGA
- a CDS encoding dihydrofolate reductase family protein, translated as MGKLIYVTNVSLDGYIEDERGAFDWFPIGDEVFAFHTDLLRSVGTCLYGRRLYEAMAVWETDAALAAQSDLMADFASAWQAASKVVYSTTLAAVSTADTRLERRFDPAAARELKATASSDLTVGGANLATQAFRAGLVDECRLVVLPIVVGGGKPGLPTGMRTDLELLDERRFRNGVVHLRYRLLGQ; from the coding sequence ATGGGCAAGCTCATCTACGTGACGAACGTATCGCTTGACGGCTACATCGAGGACGAGCGCGGCGCGTTCGACTGGTTCCCGATCGGCGACGAGGTGTTCGCGTTCCACACCGACCTCCTGCGGTCTGTGGGCACGTGTCTCTACGGGCGACGCCTGTACGAGGCGATGGCCGTCTGGGAGACCGACGCCGCTCTGGCCGCGCAGTCCGACCTCATGGCCGACTTCGCGAGCGCCTGGCAGGCGGCGAGCAAAGTCGTGTACTCCACGACCCTCGCCGCGGTGTCAACTGCCGACACCCGACTCGAACGCCGTTTCGACCCCGCCGCAGCACGCGAATTGAAGGCCACGGCCAGCAGTGATCTCACCGTAGGAGGCGCGAACCTCGCGACGCAGGCTTTCAGGGCCGGGCTGGTCGACGAGTGCCGGCTGGTCGTCCTGCCCATCGTCGTCGGAGGGGGCAAGCCAGGGCTGCCGACAGGCATGCGCACCGACCTTGAGCTCCTCGACGAGCGCCGATTCCGAAACGGCGTCGTACACCTCCGCTACCGCCTTCTCGGACAGTGA
- a CDS encoding phosphotransferase enzyme family protein, with the protein MWPVGWEALGRWGEDAVRIEPLAGGVANDVWSVRVDGRLAVGRLGTRSDADLAWETALLQHLDREGLTVPVPIPTTDGRLFADGLAVMTYLDGGPPETQADWRRVAGTLRELHRLTRGWPQRPGWRSSTDLLHAQTGTKIDLGAMPPESVARCRVAWARLTGRQTCVVHGNPANPGNVRMTASQVALIDWDESHVDVPDLDLVLPGNAAGLDDGALDIAGQASAAWEAAVCWDDEYAARRLAEVRAV; encoded by the coding sequence ATGTGGCCGGTGGGGTGGGAGGCACTCGGGCGGTGGGGCGAAGATGCCGTTCGCATCGAACCGCTCGCCGGCGGAGTCGCCAACGACGTGTGGAGTGTGCGCGTCGACGGGCGCCTCGCGGTCGGTCGTCTCGGCACCAGGAGCGACGCTGATCTTGCGTGGGAGACAGCGCTCCTCCAGCACCTCGACCGTGAAGGTCTGACGGTCCCGGTCCCTATCCCGACCACGGACGGCCGGCTGTTCGCCGACGGTCTGGCGGTGATGACCTATCTGGATGGCGGACCGCCCGAGACGCAGGCCGACTGGCGTCGCGTGGCCGGCACGCTCCGCGAGTTGCACCGGCTGACGCGGGGCTGGCCGCAGCGCCCAGGCTGGCGATCGTCGACCGACCTCCTGCACGCCCAGACCGGGACCAAGATCGACCTCGGCGCGATGCCCCCTGAGAGCGTTGCTCGATGCAGAGTGGCGTGGGCGCGGCTCACCGGGCGCCAGACATGCGTCGTCCACGGCAACCCCGCCAACCCTGGCAACGTCCGCATGACCGCGAGTCAGGTCGCGCTGATCGACTGGGACGAATCGCACGTCGACGTCCCCGACCTCGACCTCGTGCTGCCCGGCAACGCCGCCGGCCTCGACGACGGTGCGCTCGACATCGCCGGGCAGGCGTCGGCCGCGTGGGAAGCCGCCGTCTGCTGGGACGACGAGTACGCAGCCAGACGGCTCGCCGAGGTCCGAGCGGTCTGA
- a CDS encoding VOC family protein: MTIRRAVPDITTADPVASSGFYQLLGFREEMNLGWVVNLVSPFDPTAQVILITKDAAASVNPDLSVEVADVDAVYEAVRATGAEIVHPITDEQWGVRRFFVRDPDGNVVNVVSHR; the protein is encoded by the coding sequence ATGACGATTCGCCGTGCCGTACCCGATATCACAACCGCCGATCCGGTCGCGAGCAGCGGCTTCTACCAACTTCTGGGCTTCCGCGAGGAGATGAACCTGGGCTGGGTGGTCAACTTGGTCTCACCGTTCGACCCCACCGCCCAGGTCATCCTCATCACCAAAGATGCAGCAGCCTCCGTGAACCCGGACCTCAGCGTGGAGGTCGCTGACGTAGACGCCGTCTACGAGGCGGTACGCGCGACGGGCGCAGAGATTGTGCACCCGATCACCGACGAGCAGTGGGGTGTCCGGCGCTTCTTCGTCCGCGACCCGGACGGCAATGTGGTCAACGTCGTCAGCCACCGCTGA
- a CDS encoding nucleotidyltransferase domain-containing protein, with translation MAPPEMVLSDLRDAWSPALAGGLLGLYVHGSLVAGAFAEDRSDLDLLAVLDSDPDENLLAVLAGLHTDLDRRHPQWAGRIEVEYVSLAAARDAAHGGTGRDHVIARVSPGEVLHLLPATTHRLVTWSAVHDHGRSLLGPPADILLPAVDPNRVRSALLDHVRDWPAWVTQMNTAGAQSYAVLTLCRAFQRLQNGQQLSKRQAADKTITTHPRWAHLIIWACDWWYDSGPDTDPGSADDVRAFVIELSATILASERATHVGLTPVTAGRGACCSRQ, from the coding sequence GTGGCACCACCCGAGATGGTTCTATCCGATCTTCGTGACGCGTGGAGTCCCGCGCTGGCTGGCGGGCTTCTGGGCCTGTACGTGCACGGCTCGCTAGTGGCGGGCGCCTTCGCCGAAGATCGCAGTGATCTTGATTTGCTCGCGGTACTCGACAGCGACCCGGACGAGAACCTCCTCGCCGTGCTCGCCGGACTGCACACAGACCTTGACCGGCGACACCCACAGTGGGCCGGCAGGATCGAGGTGGAATACGTGTCACTGGCTGCCGCGCGCGACGCGGCGCACGGTGGCACCGGTCGGGACCATGTCATTGCCCGGGTCAGCCCCGGCGAAGTGCTGCATCTGTTACCTGCCACTACCCACCGCCTCGTGACCTGGTCCGCCGTCCACGATCACGGCCGCAGCCTGCTGGGCCCCCCGGCCGACATCCTGCTACCCGCCGTCGACCCCAACCGCGTCCGCTCGGCTCTGCTGGACCACGTCCGCGACTGGCCGGCCTGGGTGACCCAGATGAACACCGCTGGGGCCCAGTCCTACGCGGTGCTCACCCTCTGCCGGGCCTTTCAACGCCTCCAGAACGGCCAGCAACTGTCCAAGCGGCAGGCCGCCGACAAGACCATCACCACCCACCCCCGGTGGGCGCACCTGATCATCTGGGCATGCGACTGGTGGTACGACTCCGGCCCGGACACCGACCCCGGCAGCGCCGATGACGTCCGGGCATTCGTGATCGAACTCAGCGCCACCATCCTGGCCTCGGAACGTGCCACACACGTCGGCCTCACCCCGGTGACCGCCGGTCGAGGAGCTTGCTGTTCTCGGCAGTGA
- a CDS encoding alpha/beta hydrolase, translating into MRFTTEQRLDDGVLEREFTLGGIPGILWTPESASAPVPLILLGHPPLGLHKMYPRLVVRARHAAADGFAAATIELPGSGDRPRWAAVEQARADLRRAIDAGERVSDEIIDALVLPLVDKAVPESQAALDALLSLPEISGPVGYSGGVISIGIRLAVVEPRIVAAGFFAGSFVPRTMFEEARQVTIPLHVLLQWDDEGNDRQAALNLFDAFGSVEKTLHANMGGHTGVPHFAGEDAARFFARHLR; encoded by the coding sequence ATGCGATTCACTACTGAGCAGCGCCTCGATGACGGCGTCCTCGAACGCGAATTCACTCTCGGCGGGATCCCCGGCATCCTGTGGACGCCCGAATCCGCATCGGCACCGGTCCCGCTGATCCTGCTCGGCCACCCCCCGCTCGGGCTGCACAAGATGTACCCCCGTCTGGTGGTGCGGGCCCGGCACGCTGCGGCGGATGGCTTCGCCGCAGCCACCATCGAGCTCCCCGGCAGCGGTGACCGGCCCCGTTGGGCCGCCGTCGAGCAGGCCCGCGCCGACCTGCGCCGGGCCATTGACGCCGGCGAGCGGGTCAGCGACGAGATCATCGACGCCCTCGTCCTTCCGCTCGTCGACAAGGCGGTCCCGGAATCGCAGGCCGCCCTGGATGCCCTCCTGTCGCTGCCCGAGATCAGTGGCCCGGTCGGGTACTCGGGGGGAGTGATCTCCATTGGCATCCGACTGGCGGTGGTCGAGCCGCGCATCGTGGCCGCCGGCTTCTTCGCAGGGAGCTTTGTGCCTCGCACCATGTTCGAGGAGGCCCGACAGGTCACCATTCCGCTGCATGTCCTGCTGCAGTGGGATGACGAAGGCAACGATCGGCAGGCGGCCCTGAACCTGTTCGACGCCTTCGGCTCCGTGGAGAAGACGCTGCACGCCAACATGGGCGGACACACTGGTGTCCCTCACTTCGCAGGGGAGGACGCGGCAAGGTTCTTCGCCCGGCATCTGCGCTAG